Genomic segment of Streptomyces sp. NBC_00654:
AAGAAGGGCGTCGTCGGCGTCGCCGCCGGGGCGGGCGTGCTGTTCGCCGCCGGGTTCGCCGAGGCGGTCGAGCAGGACAAGAGCAACGCGAAGTTGGGCGCGCAGCTCGGGCTCACCGAGAAGGAGTCGGCGCGCGCCGGGAAGATCGCGGGCTCGGTCTACTCCAAGGGGTACGGCGAGTCGATCGACCAGGTAAACGACTCGCTCAAGGCGCTCGCGCAGAACGGCGTCGCCTCGATCAACGCCCCGAAGAAGGAAATCGCCGGGCTCAGCAAGGCGGCGCTGAACCTCGCCGAGACGTTCGACGCCGATGTCGGCGAGTCGACAAAGGCGGTCGGGCAGCTCATCCGGACCGGGCTCGTCAAGGACGGTAAAGCCGGATTCGATCTGCTCACGGCCGGGTTCCAGTCAGGCGCCGATAAGGCCGGCGACCTGATCGACACGGTCAACGAGTACTCGACGCAATGGCGCAAGGCTGGTCTGTCGGGCTCGACCGCGATCGGTCTGATCAATCAGGGGTTGCAGGCGGGTGCCCGCGACGGCGACCTCGTCGCCGACAGCATCAAAGAGTTCTCGATCCGGGCGGTCGACGGCAGCAAGACGTCGGCGGCCGGGTTCAAGATGCTCGGGCTCAACGCCGACGACATGGCGGCGAAGTTCGCCAAGGGTGGCAAGTCCGCGAACGGCGTGCTCGACCTCACCCTCGACCGGCTGCGCGGGATCAAGGATCCGGTTCTGCAGTCGCAGGCGGCGGTCGCGCTCTTCGGAACGCAGAGCGAGGATCTCGGGCAGGCGTTGTTCGCGCTCGACCCGAGCAAGGCGGCCGACGGGCTCGGCAAGGTCGGCGGCGCGGCCGACAAGATGGGCAAGACCCTGCACAACACCGCCGCGAATCAGATCGAGGTGTTCAAGCGGCAGGCGCTGCAGGGGCTCGCCAACTTCGCGGACAAGTACGCGCTGCCCGCGCTCAAGACGTTCGGGCAGTTCCTGAACACGTACGTGCTGCCGCCCGCACAGAAGGTCGGCGGCGCCCTCGTGAGCGTCCTCGTGCCCGCCGCGAAGGGTGTCGGCGACGCGTTCGCCGGCGGCGTGCAGTGGGTCAAGGAATACGGCGCGTGGCTCATCCCGCTCGGCGTCGCGATCGGCGGCGTCGCCGTCGTGGCCGGCGCCTCGACGATCGCCACGTGGGGCATGACTGCCGCGTTCTCGATCTATCGCGGCGTGATCCTCGCGGTGACCGCGGTCACCCGCGGGTGGGCCGTGGCGCAGGGCATCTTGAACGCGGTCATGTCGGCGAACCCCGTCGGTCTGATCGTCGTCGGGATCCTGGCACTCGTCGCCGCCGCGATCGTCGCGTACAACAAGGTGACTTGGTTCCGGACCGCGGTACAGGCGGCGTGGGCCGGGATAAAAGCCGGCTGGGATCTGCTGTGGAACGGGGCACTCAAGCCAGGGTTCGAGTACCTCAAGATCGGACTGCAGGCGATCGGCACGGCCGCGGTGTGGCTGTGGTCGACGGTCCTGTCGCCGGTTTTCTCGGCGATCGCGACCGCGGGCAAGGTGCTGTTCACCGTCCTCGCCGTCATCGTGATTGCGCCGCTCGTGATCGCGTTCAAGGCGCTCGGCGCGATCGCCGGGTGGCTGTGGAACAACGCGATCGGCCCGGCGTTCCGAGGGATCGTCGCGCTCGCCTCGTGGTGGTGGGCCGGCGTCAAGGTCTATTTCGGGTTCGTCAAGGCCGGTCTGTCCGCCCTCGGCGCCGCCGCCTCGTGGCTGTGGAACAAGGCGATCGCGCCGGCGTTCCGCGGGATCGTGACGCTCGCCTCGTGGTGGTGGAGCGGCGTCAAGGTCTATTTCGAGTACGTCAAGACAGGACTGCGCGCGGTCGGTTCGGTCGGCACGTGGCTGTGGAAGAACGCGATCAAGCCGGCGTTCGAGGGGATCAGTTCGGTCGCCTCGTGGCTGTATAACAACGCGCTCAAGCCGCAGTTCGACAGGATCAAGAGCGCCGTACGGCTGGTCGGCGACGCGTTCGGCAAGGCTAAGGACGCGATCGGCACGGCGTTCGGCAAGATCAAGTCGCTCACGAAAACACCCGTCAACTTTGTAATTGAATGGGTGTATACGAAGGGCATTAAAGCGGTCTGGGATAAGGTCGCCGGTTTTGTCGGTCTCGGCAAGCTGCCGGCCGCTCCGAAGCTGCTCGCCGAGGGCGGCCGCACTCACGGCGGCGTTCCCGGTAGGGACTCGATCCCGGCGCTGATGATGGCCGACGAGTTCGTCGTCAAGCGGTCGTCCGCCCGCAAGATCGGGTTCGGCGCCCTGAACTACATCAACCAAACCGGCGAGCTGCCGGTACAGAAGTTCGCCGGCGGCGGCGTCGTCGACACGCTCAAGGGTTGGGGCGGGTCGGCGGTCGACTGGACGGTCGACAAGGCGAAGAAGGTCGGCGGCGTCGTGATGGACGGCGTCGACTTCCTGTCGAACCCCGGCAAGCTGTGGGAGAAGGCAACCAAGTTCATCCGCGACAAGATCGCGAAGATCGGGCAGAGCAGGGTCGCGCAGATGATCGGCAAGGTGCCGATCAAGATGCTGTCGAGCCTGAAAGACAAGGTCGTCAACGCCGCGACGAGCATGTTCGGCGGCTCGTCGGGAGACATCGGCGGCTCGGGCGTCAAGCGCTGGTCGTCGGTCGTGCTGCAGGCGCTCAAGCTCGTCGGGCAACCGTCGAGCCTGCTCGGGATCACCCTGCGCCGGATGAACCAAGAGAGCGGCGGTAACCCGCGCGCGATCAACAATTGGGACATCAATGCCAAGAACGGCGTGCCCTCGAAGGGTCTGATGCAGGTCATCGACCCGACGTTCAACGCGTACGCCGGGAAGCTGCGCGGCCGCGGCGTGTGGGATCCGCTCGCCAACGTGTACGCCTCGATGCGGTACGCGCTGTCGAGGTACGGCTCGCTCGCCTCGGCGTACAACCGTGCAGGCGGGTACGCAGGCGGCGGTCGGCCCCGGCCGGGCGAGGTCGCATGGGTCGGCGAGAACGGGCCCGAGCTGCTGCAGTTCGGCGGCGGGCAGACCGTGCTCGATCACGACTCGTCGATCGGCGCGGTCGGCGCCGCGATGGTGCGGACCATGGCCCGGAGCCTGCAGCAGCCGGTACCGGCCGCCGCGGCGGTACGGGCGGCGCTGCCGTCCGGCGGCGGGCAGCCGACCGTCGACGCGGGCCACACGTACAACATCTATCCGCGCACGCTCGACATGACCGTGCGCGATCTGGAGCTGCTGCAGCGGCGACAGGATGCGCTCGCTCGGGTGGGGAGGCCACGGTAAATGCCGCTGATCACCGCACCGGTAGTCACCCCGCCCGATACGGGCGGGGGCGGCAGTACGCCGGTCCCCCTGCCCGAGATCGGGTTCGCGACAGCCACGTACACCGACCCGACTGGCAAGGTATGGCCGCTGAACGACGAGGCGGCCGGATGGTTCACGCTCGCCGACGGCGTGTCCGGGCTCGGCGCGACGCCGTACGAATTGACCACCGACGCGCACCCGCGGGGCGGCGCACGGCTGCGGTACGCCAGTGCGCAGCCGAGGGCGATCGTGTGGCCGCTGTACGTCTACGGCGAGACGCACGTCGAGTTCATCGGTCGATGGCGGGCGCTCGCAACCGCGTTCACGCGCACCCTGCGCGAAGGGCCGGACGGCACGCGCACGCCCGGATGGTTGGAGATCGCCCGGCCGGACGGCACGCGGCGGCGGATCGCGGTCTACTACCGCGAGGGGTTCGAGGGTCGCGGCTCGAAGGGGTCCGGGATCGTCTCGGACGCCGCAGCGATCTCGCTGTGGTGTGAAGACCCGTACTGGGTCGACCCGGTCGAGGTCGCCGTGCACCGGGAAACCGGCAGCCTGAGTTCGTTCTTCACGCCATACCCGACGATCTCGTCGTCGCAGGTGCTCGGCGCGACCGAGGTCACGAACCCCGGCGACGTGATCGTGTGGCCGAAGTGGACCGTCACCGGTCCCGCGAGCCTGATCACGTTCACGCACGAGGGCACCGGCGAGTCGTTCTCGGTCGACCCGACGGCGGTCGGGCACGGCAACCTACTCGCCGGCCAGCAAGTCACGATCTCCACGGACCCGCCGACCGTGCGCTACCAGGACGGTTCGAACTGGGTCGGCGCGCTCGACTGGCCGAGCGCCGTTCTGTGGGGGCTCGCCCCCGGCAAGAACCCGGTCACGTTCCTGTTGAACGGCTCGGGCCCCGGCAGCGCCGTCGATCTGCGGTTCAACCCGAGGTACGAGACAGCCTGAACCGAAGGGAGCGGCGGAACCGGTGGCCGTGCAACTGCTCATCACCGACAAGAACCTCGACGTGCAGGGCGACCCGCTCGACGGCTGGACGAACCTCGACGCGACGAAGAAGTTCAACGAGCCCGGCTCGGGCAGCGTCGACTTGCCCGCGCGGCCGGACGTCATGGCGCAACTGCAGCCCGGCAACCGGCTCGTGCTCATCCGGGACGGCGCGGTGTGGATGGCCGGCCCGCTTGAGATCCCGGCCGATTTCTCGTGGTCGGTCACCGAGTCGCCAGGATCGGGGCGGGTCACTGTCAGTTTCTCCGATGACCTCGCCATCGTGGCCGGTTACATCACGTGGCCAACCCCGGCGAACGCGTGGACGGCGCAGCTCGCGAACACGTACCGGCAGATCGCCAGTACGAACGCCGAGACGATCATTCGGGCCCTGGTCAATGAGAACTGCGGGCCGGGCGCCCGCGCCGAGCGGCGCATCGCGAACTTCGCGCTCGACAGCGTCGCCGGCGTGGGCACCTCGACGACCGTCAAGACGCGGTTCGAGGCGCTGCTCGACACCTGCAGGCGCATCGCCGTCGACGGCGGCGCGATCGGGTTTCGCACGCGGCAGTCGGCGACGCAGATTCTGTTCGGCTGCTATCAGCCGCGCGATCTGACGGCGACGGCGCGGTTCAGTATCGGTCTGGGCAACCTGCGCTCGATCCAAGTGAAGCAGTCCGCGCCGGACGTCACGCACGCGCTGATCGCCGGTACAGAACCGGAGACCGGCACGACGGGGCGCGTGTACGTACAGGCCGCCGACGCTGCGGCGGCTGCGTCCTGGTGGCGCGTAGAGAAGTACGTCGACGGCTCGGCGGAGAACGACACGAACGGCGAACTGACGCAGGCCGGTAAGGAAGAGATCGCCGGCGGCGCCGCCCCGGTCGAACTCGCCACGGTCACCGTTGACACCGAGGATCTCAAGGCCGGCCGCGACTTCGATCTCGGCGACAGGGTCACCGTCGCTCTTCCGTACGGCGTCGAGATCGCGAACCTTGTGCGCTCCATCCACCTGCAGGCGACCCCCAACTCGGGCGAGTACGTCACGACGCTTATCGGCTCGCCGGAAGCGACGACCGATCCCGCGATGGTCAAAGCCCTGCGCACGCTCGGCCGCCGACTCGGCCGGCTCGAAACCCGATAAGGAGGCTTCCGCGTGGCTCAAGACTCATGGCCGAGTCCGGCCCACAACGACAGGGCGGTCACTGACACCGAGTACGAGAAGATCGCCGCCCGATTCAGCGGCGACGGCGTGTACGGCGAACCCGGCGACGCCGCCGTCGTGACCCCCGGTACCGGCCTGTCTGTGAACCTGCGCGCCAACGTCTACGCCTCGGTGCGCGGGCACGCGTGGACGTCCGGCACGTCAACGCTGAACCTGCCGGTCACCGCGAACAGCAGCGGATCGACGAGAGTCGACCGGGTCGTGCTGCGGCTGGACCGGTCCGACTGGACCGTGCGCGCCGTCGTCAAGGCGGGCGCCCCCGGCGGCGGCGCCCCCGCCCTCACGCAGAACACGGGCGACACGGGCCTGTACGAGGTGCCACTCGCGAACGTCAACCTCGTGTCCGGGGCGAACTCGGTCACTGTCGCCCGCAACGAGCTGTACGTCGGTGTCCGCATCCGGCCGTGCACCTCGACGACCCGCAACCCGAACCCGGCGCCCGGCGAGATGTGTTTCGAGACGAACACCGGGCGCGTGCGGGTGTGGACCGGCGACTCTTGGGCCGGCTTGTTCGACGACTCGGGCGTGATCGGCGTCAATTCCCCGCTGTCCGCGTGGACCATCGGCACCGAGAGCGTGCTGCAGAAGCGCAACGGCAACGTGCACTTGCGCCTCGGCAGCTTCCAGCGCGCGGCCGGCACCCTCGCGGGCGGCGACGAGTCCCGACTGCCCGTGCTGATCCCGGCCGCCTACCGGCACCCCAACCGCGACCAGTACGCCATTTGCTACACGACCGGCGTCGAGATCAGCCGACTGACCATCTACTCGGCTGCCACGGACCGCCCCGGTCAAGTGTGGCTGTCGCAGCATCCAAGCATCGCGAAGGGTGAATACGTGCTCCCCGGATCCGGCATTAGTTGGGTGGTGGACTGATCATGGCTCGCCACGAGTTCGGCGCAGGCATCGGCGACTTTGTCGTGCGCCCGTCCGACGGTCTGTGGGGTGTCGCCGCCGGCTCGGTCGTCACCTTCTACGACCAGTCGACCGGCGGCACGCCGTACGCCGATCTGCTCGACGCAGGCAGCACGCCGATCACGACGGTCACGACCGACGAGTACGGGTTCCTGCCTCGGTTCTTCGGGCCCGACGGCGTCGAGGGCATGTGGGCCGACGCAGGCGGCAGCTCGCGCGCGTGGATCGAGGCGCACAACGTCGGCACCGCCGAGGCGGCGGCCGGCTCGGTCCGGGACTGGCTGAACGTCCGCGACTTCGGCGCGATCGGCGACAACGCCGCGGACGACACCGCCGCGATTCAGGCAGCGCTCGCCGCGGCGCCGATGGGCGGCATCGTGTACCTGCCGGCCGGCGCCTACCGGACGAGTGAGCCGCTCACGATCCCGCCCGCGGTCACCCTGCAGGGCACGCACACGAACCTCATGACTGTGCCCGGTCTGACCGACCCGCCGTGCTACATCAAGCCCCTGCCGTCGTTCGAGGGCAACGCAGTGATCTCGCTCGTCGACGCCGCGACGGGCGGGTATTCGACGATCAGCGCCGAGCACCGGATCTTGAACTTGATGATCGACGGATCGGGCGTGGTGGCACCGGGCCTCGACGGCATCCGGGCCGCGGGCAACATCCAGAACGTGGGGTTGCGTGACGTCACCGTTCGGCGGGTCTCCGGCGCCGGCGTGCACACCGAGTACAACGCCGGGTTCCATCCGTACAGTTGGCGCTGTCACCGGGTCATGATCGACAACTGCGGGTGGCACGGGTTCGCCATGCAGGTGATGACCGACCTCACCTTGATCGACTGTCAGGCGATCGGCAACGGGGCGAACGGGTTCGAGATCGACAACGCGGCGAACTCGCACGCGATCGGCTGTCGCGCCGAGTGGAACGTGAGCAACGGCTATCACCTGACCGGCGATTGGGCGACCGGCACCGGCTCGGGCGGGATGCTGCTGTCGGGCTGCTCGACGGACCGCAACGGACAGAACGGGGTGTTGGTCGACGCGGTCGGGAACCCGCCGCTGCAGATCGAGAACCTGTTGACTCGCCGCGACGGCCGCAACAACGGCGCAGGCGGCGGCGGGTACGCCGGGCTCAAGGTCGACGGCGCCGAGGTGCCCGTGATCGTCGGCATGATCACGTGTTACCCCGGAGTCGACGACGAC
This window contains:
- a CDS encoding right-handed parallel beta-helix repeat-containing protein codes for the protein MARHEFGAGIGDFVVRPSDGLWGVAAGSVVTFYDQSTGGTPYADLLDAGSTPITTVTTDEYGFLPRFFGPDGVEGMWADAGGSSRAWIEAHNVGTAEAAAGSVRDWLNVRDFGAIGDNAADDTAAIQAALAAAPMGGIVYLPAGAYRTSEPLTIPPAVTLQGTHTNLMTVPGLTDPPCYIKPLPSFEGNAVISLVDAATGGYSTISAEHRILNLMIDGSGVVAPGLDGIRAAGNIQNVGLRDVTVRRVSGAGVHTEYNAGFHPYSWRCHRVMIDNCGWHGFAMQVMTDLTLIDCQAIGNGANGFEIDNAANSHAIGCRAEWNVSNGYHLTGDWATGTGSGGMLLSGCSTDRNGQNGVLVDAVGNPPLQIENLLTRRDGRNNGAGGGGYAGLKVDGAEVPVIVGMITCYPGVDDDGTQAASPQYGVRVEDSAYVSVASGFLHANTTGWSDGGGNGTLRRGLNIAERTGPTATPVDAFAGPTDVAGNLNVGGYLAASSGQSGGQWNIWDGTAKALNLGSAGGGVAIKEGANARMNVATLAAGAVTVANTSITANTRVLPFRQAAGGALGHLSVTKNPGVGFTITSSSNTETSVVAWVLFEPA
- a CDS encoding siphovirus ReqiPepy6 Gp37-like family protein is translated as MAVQLLITDKNLDVQGDPLDGWTNLDATKKFNEPGSGSVDLPARPDVMAQLQPGNRLVLIRDGAVWMAGPLEIPADFSWSVTESPGSGRVTVSFSDDLAIVAGYITWPTPANAWTAQLANTYRQIASTNAETIIRALVNENCGPGARAERRIANFALDSVAGVGTSTTVKTRFEALLDTCRRIAVDGGAIGFRTRQSATQILFGCYQPRDLTATARFSIGLGNLRSIQVKQSAPDVTHALIAGTEPETGTTGRVYVQAADAAAAASWWRVEKYVDGSAENDTNGELTQAGKEEIAGGAAPVELATVTVDTEDLKAGRDFDLGDRVTVALPYGVEIANLVRSIHLQATPNSGEYVTTLIGSPEATTDPAMVKALRTLGRRLGRLETR
- a CDS encoding phage tail tape measure protein, coding for KKGVVGVAAGAGVLFAAGFAEAVEQDKSNAKLGAQLGLTEKESARAGKIAGSVYSKGYGESIDQVNDSLKALAQNGVASINAPKKEIAGLSKAALNLAETFDADVGESTKAVGQLIRTGLVKDGKAGFDLLTAGFQSGADKAGDLIDTVNEYSTQWRKAGLSGSTAIGLINQGLQAGARDGDLVADSIKEFSIRAVDGSKTSAAGFKMLGLNADDMAAKFAKGGKSANGVLDLTLDRLRGIKDPVLQSQAAVALFGTQSEDLGQALFALDPSKAADGLGKVGGAADKMGKTLHNTAANQIEVFKRQALQGLANFADKYALPALKTFGQFLNTYVLPPAQKVGGALVSVLVPAAKGVGDAFAGGVQWVKEYGAWLIPLGVAIGGVAVVAGASTIATWGMTAAFSIYRGVILAVTAVTRGWAVAQGILNAVMSANPVGLIVVGILALVAAAIVAYNKVTWFRTAVQAAWAGIKAGWDLLWNGALKPGFEYLKIGLQAIGTAAVWLWSTVLSPVFSAIATAGKVLFTVLAVIVIAPLVIAFKALGAIAGWLWNNAIGPAFRGIVALASWWWAGVKVYFGFVKAGLSALGAAASWLWNKAIAPAFRGIVTLASWWWSGVKVYFEYVKTGLRAVGSVGTWLWKNAIKPAFEGISSVASWLYNNALKPQFDRIKSAVRLVGDAFGKAKDAIGTAFGKIKSLTKTPVNFVIEWVYTKGIKAVWDKVAGFVGLGKLPAAPKLLAEGGRTHGGVPGRDSIPALMMADEFVVKRSSARKIGFGALNYINQTGELPVQKFAGGGVVDTLKGWGGSAVDWTVDKAKKVGGVVMDGVDFLSNPGKLWEKATKFIRDKIAKIGQSRVAQMIGKVPIKMLSSLKDKVVNAATSMFGGSSGDIGGSGVKRWSSVVLQALKLVGQPSSLLGITLRRMNQESGGNPRAINNWDINAKNGVPSKGLMQVIDPTFNAYAGKLRGRGVWDPLANVYASMRYALSRYGSLASAYNRAGGYAGGGRPRPGEVAWVGENGPELLQFGGGQTVLDHDSSIGAVGAAMVRTMARSLQQPVPAAAAVRAALPSGGGQPTVDAGHTYNIYPRTLDMTVRDLELLQRRQDALARVGRPR
- a CDS encoding phage tail protein, producing the protein MPLITAPVVTPPDTGGGGSTPVPLPEIGFATATYTDPTGKVWPLNDEAAGWFTLADGVSGLGATPYELTTDAHPRGGARLRYASAQPRAIVWPLYVYGETHVEFIGRWRALATAFTRTLREGPDGTRTPGWLEIARPDGTRRRIAVYYREGFEGRGSKGSGIVSDAAAISLWCEDPYWVDPVEVAVHRETGSLSSFFTPYPTISSSQVLGATEVTNPGDVIVWPKWTVTGPASLITFTHEGTGESFSVDPTAVGHGNLLAGQQVTISTDPPTVRYQDGSNWVGALDWPSAVLWGLAPGKNPVTFLLNGSGPGSAVDLRFNPRYETA